In a genomic window of Rubripirellula tenax:
- a CDS encoding HAD family hydrolase yields the protein MEPTSERPFVQDADYANEFAGLIFDCDGTLSHSMPLHYVAWRDTMSRHGIVFTEGRFYSMGGMPSEKIITTLSQEQDVSVDADALAAEKEAAFANLIDQLPALEIVVDVARRHHGRMPMSVASGGIRPIIDRQLAKMGIAELFDAIVTAEDTKLHKPEPDVFLEAARRMGVEPTQCLVFEDSPLGFQAAEAAGMKWIDVRPWHPS from the coding sequence ATGGAACCCACTTCGGAGAGACCTTTCGTGCAAGACGCTGACTATGCCAACGAGTTTGCCGGCTTGATTTTTGATTGCGACGGCACGCTCAGCCATTCGATGCCGCTGCACTATGTCGCGTGGCGTGACACAATGTCACGGCACGGGATCGTCTTTACCGAAGGTCGTTTCTACTCGATGGGCGGCATGCCCAGCGAGAAAATCATCACGACCTTGTCCCAGGAACAAGACGTTTCCGTCGACGCGGACGCACTGGCCGCCGAAAAGGAAGCAGCGTTTGCGAACTTGATCGACCAGTTGCCGGCGCTGGAGATCGTGGTCGACGTGGCCCGACGGCACCACGGCCGGATGCCGATGTCGGTGGCAAGCGGTGGGATTCGGCCGATCATTGATCGCCAATTGGCGAAGATGGGAATCGCGGAACTGTTTGACGCGATCGTGACCGCCGAAGACACAAAACTGCACAAGCCGGAGCCGGACGTGTTCTTGGAGGCCGCGCGTCGGATGGGTGTCGAACCGACCCAGTGCTTGGTTTTCGAAGATTCGCCGCTGGGGTTCCAGGCTGCCGAAGCGGCGGGGATGAAGTGGATCGACGTCCGTCCTTGGCATCCCAGTTAG
- a CDS encoding alpha-L-fucosidase, whose product MKAFILGLIGAALMAVTAHSADMDEMWGESTVKLRAENAERGELFDEGNYAMFIHWGLYSQLANRVDGKTYYGIGEWIMDPKMAGIPVKDYKQLAGTFNPTDFDAKAIAQLAKDAGMKYIVITAKHHDGFAMYHSEACDFNIVDSTPWKTDPMKELSAACREAGLGFGFYYSHSQDWTFPGGRKGPEVDENGNPATFDDYFTKKCLPQVEELTTQYGPIELIWFDTPGGMEKHYVQQLVDIVRKNQPKALVSGRAGHDLGDYQTMGDMEVPHHNIEGMWESVDTTNDSWAYAWYDQRWKAPKEILHRLISCVGRGGTYMLNIGPTDTGAVPDRAARSLRDAGEWIRRYPQVVYGTDASPWQHAMPWGDVTVREDRMFLSVFDWPESGKLFLPGLKTKIESVRLLQDGKATPIKWDSEEGWKVLELPPAAPEHLVSVIEIDLADAPEVDPTFGLDPNTGTEILAEFANVEGAKIVKHRWMEKFGEWICVYPATKWKSGDKAVWEVDVLTPGDYDVRLTYTGEGRLVWGVDVVGGEHIQNQQNASHNYQEFPIGWLNFPAPGKYKVAVSCLEGNIETAMLKSIRLTPLDEYRGTPKRMASAASK is encoded by the coding sequence ATGAAGGCGTTCATCTTGGGATTGATTGGTGCGGCGCTCATGGCGGTCACTGCACACTCCGCAGACATGGACGAGATGTGGGGTGAGAGCACGGTCAAGCTGCGTGCTGAAAACGCAGAGCGCGGCGAGCTCTTTGATGAGGGCAACTACGCGATGTTCATCCATTGGGGGTTGTACTCGCAGTTGGCTAACCGAGTGGACGGGAAAACGTACTACGGCATTGGCGAGTGGATCATGGATCCAAAAATGGCCGGCATTCCTGTCAAGGATTACAAACAGCTAGCCGGAACCTTCAACCCGACCGATTTTGACGCCAAGGCCATCGCCCAGTTGGCGAAGGACGCGGGAATGAAGTACATCGTCATCACCGCGAAACACCATGACGGTTTCGCGATGTATCACTCCGAAGCATGCGACTTCAACATTGTCGATTCCACGCCCTGGAAAACCGACCCGATGAAGGAACTTTCTGCGGCCTGCCGCGAAGCCGGGCTGGGTTTCGGTTTTTACTATTCCCACAGCCAAGATTGGACGTTCCCCGGTGGCCGAAAGGGTCCCGAAGTGGATGAAAACGGCAATCCGGCAACGTTCGACGACTACTTCACCAAAAAGTGTCTGCCGCAGGTCGAGGAACTCACGACACAGTACGGTCCTATCGAATTGATCTGGTTCGACACGCCCGGCGGCATGGAGAAACACTACGTCCAACAGCTGGTGGACATTGTGCGAAAGAATCAACCCAAGGCTCTCGTTTCCGGACGCGCCGGACATGATTTGGGTGACTATCAAACCATGGGCGACATGGAAGTTCCGCACCACAACATCGAAGGGATGTGGGAAAGCGTCGACACCACCAACGATTCTTGGGCCTACGCGTGGTACGACCAGCGATGGAAGGCACCCAAAGAAATTTTGCACCGCCTGATTTCCTGCGTCGGTCGCGGCGGAACGTACATGCTCAATATCGGACCGACCGACACAGGCGCCGTTCCCGATCGCGCTGCCCGTTCATTACGCGACGCTGGCGAGTGGATTCGGCGATATCCACAGGTGGTCTACGGCACCGATGCGTCGCCCTGGCAGCACGCGATGCCGTGGGGTGATGTAACCGTTCGGGAAGACCGAATGTTCCTGTCAGTGTTTGACTGGCCGGAATCGGGCAAGCTCTTCCTGCCCGGACTGAAAACCAAAATAGAATCGGTACGACTTCTGCAGGATGGAAAGGCCACTCCGATCAAGTGGGACTCGGAAGAAGGGTGGAAAGTGCTTGAGCTTCCACCAGCCGCGCCGGAGCACCTGGTTTCCGTCATTGAGATTGATTTGGCAGATGCGCCGGAAGTGGATCCTACGTTTGGGCTCGATCCAAACACGGGAACGGAGATTCTTGCCGAGTTTGCAAACGTCGAAGGCGCGAAGATCGTGAAGCATCGCTGGATGGAAAAATTTGGAGAGTGGATATGCGTTTATCCAGCGACGAAGTGGAAGTCGGGCGACAAAGCGGTTTGGGAAGTCGATGTCCTGACGCCCGGCGACTACGACGTCCGCCTTACCTATACCGGCGAGGGGCGTTTGGTTTGGGGTGTCGACGTTGTCGGAGGCGAGCACATCCAAAACCAACAGAACGCGTCGCACAACTACCAAGAATTCCCCATCGGCTGGCTCAATTTTCCAGCACCCGGAAAGTACAAGGTGGCCGTGTCCTGTCTGGAAGGGAACATCGAAACCGCCATGCTCAAATCCATCCGTCTGACGCCATTGGACGAGTATCGGGGAACGCCTAAACGGATGGCTTCCGCCGCTTCGAAATAG